The following are from one region of the Advenella mimigardefordensis DPN7 genome:
- a CDS encoding sulfatase-like hydrolase/transferase has translation MAANNGQFNFLIITTDEERYPPVYEDESIAQFRRDYLHGMTALRENSLELHRHYTASTACSPSRTSIYTGQYPSLHGVTQTSGMAKEWYDPSMFYLDPNTVPTMGDYFRAGGYRTFYRGKWHLSHPDIILPGSVNTMMSTNKDGTPIPRAEQLYTAANKLNEYGFDGWIGPDPHGADPANAGINRDPGFANQVISLLDALENDSNNQPWLTVASFTNPHDIVFFGTPWLSFGYKYDFPDFIKNLNLPLPPTRCEDLSTKPRAQKDYAEKYGEMFFRNPTIPQYYQMYYYLQYVVDQEILKVYQRLRNSRFFQNTIVIYTSDHGDMLGAHGGMHQKWYNAYEESLHIPFIISNPTLFNGKQHSHALSSHVDILPTLMGLAGISQEDAANELKPSHSEVHPLVGADLSELVRNSGTGGYSDSALYFMTDDEVSEGLTDVNPRDHPYSPIAEPSHIETIITRLPDENGEQQIWKYSRYYSNPKFWGGASNPDQSITLQPEGGPAEFELYNLSEDPLEKTNLAAGCGQNSATDSVMKTLQALMMQQRRKKRLRPTGQVVD, from the coding sequence ATGGCAGCGAACAATGGGCAGTTTAATTTCTTGATTATTACCACAGACGAAGAACGCTATCCGCCAGTATATGAAGACGAAAGCATCGCGCAGTTTCGCCGGGACTACCTGCACGGCATGACCGCCCTGCGTGAAAACAGCCTGGAGCTGCACCGGCATTACACCGCCAGCACCGCCTGTAGCCCCAGCCGGACCAGTATCTACACCGGCCAATACCCTTCCCTGCACGGAGTTACCCAAACCTCGGGCATGGCCAAAGAGTGGTATGACCCCAGCATGTTCTACCTGGATCCCAACACTGTCCCCACCATGGGCGACTATTTTCGCGCCGGGGGTTATCGTACCTTCTACCGCGGCAAATGGCATTTATCACACCCGGACATCATTCTGCCCGGCAGTGTGAATACGATGATGAGCACCAATAAAGACGGCACACCCATACCGCGTGCAGAACAGTTATATACCGCTGCCAATAAACTGAACGAATACGGCTTCGACGGCTGGATAGGCCCCGACCCGCATGGCGCTGACCCCGCTAACGCAGGCATCAACCGCGACCCCGGTTTCGCCAATCAGGTTATCAGCCTGCTGGACGCACTGGAAAATGACAGCAACAACCAGCCCTGGCTTACCGTAGCCTCATTCACCAACCCACATGACATCGTCTTCTTTGGCACGCCATGGCTGTCCTTCGGCTACAAATATGATTTCCCGGACTTCATCAAAAACCTGAACCTGCCACTGCCGCCGACCCGCTGCGAAGACCTGTCCACCAAACCTCGCGCGCAGAAAGATTATGCAGAAAAATACGGCGAAATGTTCTTCCGTAATCCGACCATTCCGCAGTACTACCAGATGTATTACTACCTGCAATACGTCGTCGACCAGGAAATTCTCAAGGTATACCAAAGACTGCGCAACAGCCGATTCTTCCAGAACACAATTGTCATTTACACGTCCGATCACGGCGACATGCTGGGCGCGCACGGCGGCATGCACCAGAAATGGTACAACGCCTACGAAGAATCCCTGCATATTCCATTCATCATATCCAACCCGACCCTGTTCAACGGCAAGCAACACAGCCATGCGCTCAGCAGCCATGTCGACATCCTTCCCACCCTCATGGGTCTGGCCGGCATCAGCCAGGAAGACGCCGCCAACGAACTCAAACCGAGTCATTCCGAAGTGCATCCGCTGGTGGGCGCAGATCTGTCCGAGCTGGTTCGCAACAGCGGCACCGGCGGCTATAGTGATAGCGCCTTGTATTTCATGACCGATGACGAAGTAAGCGAAGGCCTGACCGACGTCAACCCGCGCGACCACCCATATTCGCCCATCGCCGAGCCCAGCCACATTGAAACTATTATCACCCGCCTGCCCGATGAAAATGGTGAGCAACAGATATGGAAATATTCGCGCTACTACAGCAACCCGAAATTCTGGGGGGGCGCGAGCAATCCGGATCAAAGCATCACCCTGCAGCCAGAAGGTGGCCCCGCCGAATTCGAACTGTATAACCTGAGCGAGGATCCGCTGGAAAAGACGAACCTGGCCGCCGGCTGTGGGCAAAACTCAGCAACCGACAGTGTGATGAAGACATTACAGGCGCTGATGATGCAGCAGCGACGCAAAAAACGGTTGCGGCCAACGGGGCAGGTGGTGGATTAA
- a CDS encoding helix-turn-helix domain-containing protein, translating to MGGNMKAITAVKPGDSFDHWHYVTCRQFSLTECSKAADRHFRARVTIRQLGALALCSIWSATRNNEVIRVVRRPTEIRKDQRDYFMFWLMLEGTAGLQQEGRYAGLKGGDMVLQDQSRPFELELGQVSQAAMVMIPRPLLTCRLPAAQSMAARRIAASSRMGPITGTFLRQLFAIDESIEDTAGDATDRRLSASTLDIISTMLEAEAGLESVALLENRLYQVKEYMLARIHDCEIDIDTIARGTSMAPRTLHRLFAREGATPIQWLWEQRLTASYRMLSEATVVRITDVAMSCGFKDVSHFSRAFRGRFGVAPSSLGRRK from the coding sequence ATGGGCGGGAACATGAAGGCGATCACAGCAGTTAAACCGGGAGACAGTTTTGATCACTGGCACTACGTTACGTGCCGGCAGTTCTCGCTTACAGAGTGCAGCAAGGCCGCAGACCGTCATTTTCGGGCGCGCGTCACGATCAGACAGTTAGGGGCATTGGCATTATGCAGCATATGGTCTGCGACACGAAACAACGAGGTTATTCGCGTAGTAAGGCGTCCCACCGAGATTCGTAAAGATCAGCGCGACTACTTCATGTTTTGGTTAATGCTTGAAGGAACGGCCGGACTGCAGCAGGAGGGCAGATATGCCGGTCTGAAGGGCGGAGACATGGTATTGCAAGATCAGTCGCGCCCGTTCGAACTTGAACTGGGACAGGTATCCCAAGCGGCGATGGTGATGATTCCCCGTCCTTTGCTGACTTGCCGTTTGCCGGCTGCCCAAAGCATGGCGGCCCGAAGGATTGCTGCCAGCTCGCGAATGGGGCCGATTACAGGAACATTCTTGCGGCAGTTATTTGCTATCGATGAATCGATAGAGGATACGGCAGGGGATGCGACCGATAGACGACTGAGTGCTTCCACCCTGGACATCATATCGACTATGCTGGAGGCCGAGGCTGGCCTGGAATCTGTCGCGCTCCTGGAAAACAGGCTGTACCAAGTTAAGGAATATATGCTCGCTCGCATACATGACTGCGAGATCGACATAGACACGATCGCAAGGGGGACATCCATGGCACCCCGCACGCTGCACCGTCTATTTGCCCGCGAAGGGGCAACGCCAATCCAATGGCTGTGGGAACAGCGACTGACGGCAAGCTACCGGATGCTTAGCGAGGCAACGGTTGTGCGCATCACTGACGTGGCGATGAGCTGCGGCTTCAAGGACGTTTCCCATTTCAGCAGGGCGTTTCGAGGGCGGTTCGGCGTAGCGCCTTCCTCGTTAGGGCGCCGTAAGTAA
- a CDS encoding cysteine hydrolase family protein: MPIVIDQMNPETTALIVVDMQNDFIAPGAPLETRMGTELVPRLKKLIDHARNSGMSVIFTTHAHRRNGCDMGLFGEIHPPIQDRIGLVDDSPGIDIYPDVAPQGDEVVIKKHRYSAFFGTDLDIILRTGKIETVIVTGVTTENCCHATARDAMFNGYRVAFISDATGTYDYPDVGFGAIAAQEVHRVTLSVLGVSTAHVMTTDELINKTALSAADHTVVK; the protein is encoded by the coding sequence ATGCCAATTGTGATTGATCAGATGAATCCGGAAACGACGGCGTTGATTGTGGTTGACATGCAGAACGATTTCATCGCACCGGGAGCGCCGCTGGAAACGCGCATGGGGACTGAGTTAGTGCCCAGGCTGAAGAAACTGATTGATCACGCCCGTAATAGCGGCATGAGCGTGATCTTCACCACGCATGCACACCGCCGCAACGGCTGCGACATGGGCCTGTTCGGCGAGATCCACCCACCGATCCAGGATCGTATCGGCTTGGTGGACGATAGCCCAGGCATTGACATCTACCCAGACGTCGCACCGCAGGGCGACGAAGTCGTGATAAAGAAGCATCGCTATAGTGCCTTCTTTGGCACCGATCTGGATATCATTCTGCGCACGGGAAAGATTGAGACCGTCATTGTTACCGGCGTGACCACCGAGAATTGCTGCCACGCCACTGCCCGTGACGCCATGTTCAATGGCTATCGCGTCGCATTCATTTCAGATGCTACTGGAACCTACGACTACCCTGATGTCGGCTTCGGTGCCATTGCCGCGCAGGAGGTGCATCGGGTAACACTCAGTGTTCTGGGCGTATCCACGGCACATGTGATGACAACGGACGAACTGATCAACAAAACGGCTCTGAGCGCAGCCGATCACACCGTCGTTAAATAG
- a CDS encoding amidase, whose translation MNQEELASLSASETVQLVRSKQVSPVETTQAAIDRIEKLNPALNAVIYTDLDGAKRKAHDLEQRIMRGDNIGGMAGVPTLMKDLFDFRPGWPSTLGGIPALKDFVPDFWSTFPKHMEREDAILIGKTNTPVMGFNGATDNPLFGATCNPFDLDRNSGGSSGGSAAAVASGLVPVAGASDGGGSIRIPASWCGVAGFQPSYGRVPMVLRPNAFGALSPFVYEGPVARCVDDLALVMNALAGYDADDPFSNPEQVDFLSCINAPSLKGKRIGYTRDFGIFPVEAAVLACTDKAVSAFTAAGAQVDEINLDIPFSQQELSDLWCRLISAGSCAMVTGLQQRGIDLLNDYRSQLPDWLVYWIGIVSRQSFADMQADQVMRTKVFDAFAAAFSGVDLIVSPTTAALPVKNLNNGLTTGPSSINGVAINPQIGWCMTYLTNLIGHPAASVPAGLADGLPVGLQIIGRRYADTDVMQACACFERERPWVSIYESLKTRPGA comes from the coding sequence ATGAACCAAGAAGAACTTGCCAGCTTATCGGCCTCTGAGACTGTCCAGCTTGTCAGATCGAAACAAGTGTCCCCCGTTGAAACAACACAGGCTGCAATCGACCGGATAGAAAAGCTTAACCCTGCGTTGAACGCGGTTATCTACACTGATCTCGACGGTGCAAAACGGAAAGCTCACGACCTGGAACAGCGGATCATGCGCGGTGACAATATCGGAGGTATGGCCGGCGTACCAACCCTGATGAAGGATTTGTTCGATTTTCGGCCCGGATGGCCCTCGACCCTGGGCGGCATCCCGGCCTTGAAGGACTTCGTGCCGGACTTCTGGAGCACGTTTCCAAAACATATGGAACGTGAGGATGCGATCCTTATAGGCAAGACCAATACCCCCGTGATGGGATTCAACGGAGCCACAGACAACCCGCTATTTGGCGCGACGTGCAACCCTTTTGATCTGGACCGTAACAGCGGCGGCTCCTCCGGCGGCAGTGCTGCTGCGGTTGCCAGCGGCCTTGTACCAGTTGCCGGGGCCTCTGACGGCGGTGGCTCCATCCGGATACCTGCCTCCTGGTGCGGCGTCGCGGGTTTTCAGCCGTCATACGGCCGTGTGCCCATGGTGCTGCGACCCAATGCATTTGGCGCCCTATCGCCATTTGTGTACGAAGGGCCGGTTGCCCGATGTGTAGACGATCTGGCGCTGGTAATGAACGCGCTGGCGGGCTATGACGCCGACGACCCGTTCAGCAATCCCGAACAGGTAGACTTTCTTTCTTGCATCAACGCGCCTTCGCTAAAAGGCAAACGGATCGGCTACACCCGTGATTTTGGTATCTTTCCGGTAGAGGCAGCGGTTCTGGCTTGCACTGACAAAGCGGTATCAGCCTTTACTGCCGCCGGAGCACAGGTTGACGAAATCAATCTGGACATTCCCTTTTCCCAGCAGGAATTAAGTGATTTATGGTGTCGCCTGATTTCGGCAGGCTCCTGCGCCATGGTGACAGGCCTGCAACAACGTGGGATTGATCTTTTGAATGACTACCGCAGTCAATTGCCCGACTGGCTGGTGTACTGGATCGGTATCGTCAGCCGTCAATCATTTGCAGACATGCAGGCCGACCAAGTCATGAGAACTAAAGTGTTTGACGCTTTCGCTGCCGCATTCTCTGGCGTCGACCTGATTGTGTCTCCCACAACCGCCGCACTGCCAGTGAAAAATCTGAACAATGGCCTGACCACCGGCCCCTCGTCCATTAACGGCGTTGCCATTAACCCCCAGATTGGCTGGTGCATGACCTACCTGACAAACCTGATCGGCCATCCAGCTGCATCGGTGCCTGCTGGGTTAGCTGACGGTTTGCCCGTAGGCCTGCAGATTATTGGCAGGCGATATGCGGACACCGACGTGATGCAGGCTTGCGCTTGCTTTGAACGAGAACGTCCCTGGGTCTCCATATACGAATCGCTGAAGACGCGCCCTGGCGCTTGA